GCCTTCAGGCGTCCAGTCGTAGGTCCAGATGGTCAGTTCGCTCATCGCGGCAAGCCTTTCCCGCACTCAATCGACAACCGACGCCTTCGCCCCGCCGCCCACGCGCATCGCCGCGACGTAGACCGCCGCCGCGATCCCGGCCCCGACGAACCAGGCATAGTCATACAGGCCCGTCCACGGCGCCCCGATCTTCGCCGCCGCCGGCAGGCCGGCCGCCTTCAGGAAACCCGGCAGATTCGGCGCGACACCGATGAGGAAGGCCGCCACGGCCGCCAGGTTCCAGCCTTTGAAGTAGGTATAGCGTCCGCTGCGGTCGTAAAGCGCCTCGACGTCCAGCCGGGCGCGACGCAGCAGCCAGTAGTCGGCGATCAGGATCCCGGCCACCGGCCCCAGCAGCGCGCCGTAGCCGGTCAGCCAGACGAAAATGTAACCCTGCGTGCTCTCCAGCAGCTTCCACGGCATGATCAGCACGCCGATGGCGGCGGTGACGTAGCCGCCGGTGCGATAGCTGATCCGCTGCGGCCACAGGGCCGAGAAGTCGTAGGCCGGGCCGACCAGGTTGGCGGCGATGTTGCACGAGACGGTGTCGAGGCTGATGATCAGCAGGCCCACCAGCACGGCGATCCCGCCGATGTTTCCCGACAGCGCCACCGGGTCCCAGACGGGCTTGCCATAGATCAGCACGGTGGCCGAGGTGACGATGACGCTCATGGTCGCCAGCAGCGCCATGGGCCCGGGCAGGCCCACCGCCTGGCCGACGACCTGGTCCTTCTGGCTGCGGGCGAAGCGGGTGAAGTCGGGGATGTTCAGGGCCAGGGTCGCCCAATAGCCCGTCATGGCGGTGACGGCGGGGCCGAAGTCCTTCCAGAACCGGCCGGCCTTGGCGCCGCCGGCGTCATAGGCGCTGGGCTCGTGCAGGATGGGGCCCAGCCCCCCGGCCTTGCTCAGCGCCCACCAGACCAGCAGGCCGCAGACCAGCAGCTTGACCGGCGCGGTCCAGGTCTCGAGCTTGCGCACGGTCTCCAGGCCCTTGGTGACGAACAGCAGCTGGATCAGCCAGAAGGCGGCGAACGACAGCAGTTGGCCGACGCCGATCCCCAGAACGGGGACCAGCGGCCCGATCAGGCTCTTGCCGACCATCACGCCCAGCAGGGTCAGCAGCGCCCCGCCGCCGATCCAGGTCTGGATGCCGTACCAGCCGCAGGCGACGATGGCTCGCGCCAGGGCGGGCGCCCGCGCGCCGCGCCAGCCGAACGAGGCCCTCGCCAGCACCGCATAGGGCACGCCCCATTTCGCGCCGGCATGACCAATCAGCAGCATCGGGACCAGCACGATGACATTGCCCGCCAGCACCGCCCACACCGCCTGGCTCGCCGACATCCCCTGCTCGATCAGGCCCGCGGCCAGCATGTAGGCCGGCACGGCGATGACCATGCCCAGCCACAGGGCCGCGAAGTGCCGCGCCTTCCAGGTGCGCTGGGCGGCCGAGGTCGGCGCCAGGTCCGAATTCCACAGGGTGTTGTCGCCAACGGACTTTGGTGTCTCGCTCATCTCGCCCCCGCGATGCGTCGTGGGCGGACCATCGACCAGCGTTCGGCGGAGGTCACGCGGAAACTTCGCCCTCGCGCCCCGACCGGTGAATCGCCTTAACTCTCTGGCGGGTCAGGGGGACAGGCCATGAACGAACTCGTCGCATCCATCCGCAGCGGCTTCACCGGTTTGCTGCGGTTTTCAGGGCGGGACACCGCCAGCCGTTTCTGGCCCTATGCCGGCCTGGTGATCGCCCTGTTCTTCCTGGCCACGGCCGCGATCGTGGCGCCGACCGTGATGTCGAGCTTCGCCAAGATGCAGGCCTTCGCGATCGCGCATCCCGACCAGGCCACCATCACCCAGGGGGCCGGCTCCTACTCGATCGAGATCCATGGCGATCACCCCGAGCTGATGCCCGACATGACGCCCTTCTTCGCGGTGATGCGGGCCGGCTGCGCGGTGGCGGTGGCCCTGCTGGCGGCGGCCGTCACGCGGCGGCTGCACGACCGGGGCCGGCGCGGCTGGTGGGGCCTGCCGCCGCTGGTCTTCCTGACGACCGGGATGATCCTGTTTCCACCCATCTTCCAGACGATGATGAGGCAAAGCGACGTCTCGCCGGGCACGTTGGCGATGTTCGGTCTGATCTTCGCCAACAACATCCTCTATCTGGCGTCGCTGGGCCTGCTGATCTTCCTGCTGGCCGGCGCGAGCCAGGCCGGCGAGAACCGTTTCGGCCCGCCCGCGCCTTGAGGTCACCCTACCCCCCCGCATAGGCCAGGGTCGCCAGCCCGGCGCCGAACACCAGGACCATGGCCACGATGCCGAGCCGGCCCCACTGGATACACGGGCCGGCGTGCCGAAGCTCGGCGGCTTCGGGCTTGTTGATGTCGCACTTTTTGAAGAACACGGAACGCGCACGCACACGGGTCGCGAACACGGCGTCAGCCATGGCGATCTCTCCCTAACGAGGCCCGCTCCTCTGACGGGAGCGCACGGTCAGGGTTAACACGAAAACTCGCCTCACGAGCGAATTTCGGCGCGATTTCGGACGAAAATCGACTCGAAAAGCGCGTTTTCGACGCCAAAAACTGACAAAAACGACGAAAACGCGCGATTTTCGCGAGAAACGACTATTCACCCCATCACGACTTCACGATCCCGTCGACCGTCTGCCGCGTGACGGCGTGATAGAGCGGCCGGGTCTTGGCGTAGAGGCGCTTGGCGATCGGCTGGCCCCAGTCGCCCTGCGCCATCAGGTCCTTGAACAGCGGGGCCACGAACTTGCGGCGCCCCTGGTCGGTCAGGAAGGCCTCCAGCGACGGCAAGGCCGGCTCGTAGCGGTTGGCCACGGCCAGCTCCAGCCAGACGAAGCGGATCTCGCTGTTGCCCTGGGCCGACAGGCCGAAGGCCTTGTCGAGTGTCGCGAGACGCTCCGCCGACAGCGCGCGCGGCAGGCTGGCGATGAAGCGGGTGCGTTCCGGCGTGCTCCAGGCCGTCCACTTGGCGGCCGGGGCCGGGCCGCCCTTGGCGTAGGCGGCGGCTAGGGCGTCCACCGCCGGGAAGGCGGCCGAATGGACGTGCACGGCGTTGTCGGGCAGGCCCACGTCATAGACCCACTTGTCGATGCCGATCTGCGCCTCGAGCTTGGGATCGCCCTTGATCAGGTTGGCCCGCAGGTCGGCGACGAAGCCGGCCGTGGTCTGGCTCTGGAAGGCGTGGCGGGCGAAGTAGTCCTTCAGATAGGCGTCCCAGCGCTCGCGCCCGACGGCCTTTTCGATGGTGCGCAGGAAGGTCGCGCCCTTCTGGTAGGCGATGTCGGTCATGCCGTCGTCGGGATCTCGGCCGGTCAGGTCCAGATGCAGGCGGGTGTCGGCGCCGGTGAGGCCGCCGGCGTCCTTGATCGCGTCCTGCAGGTCGCTCCAGCCCAGATCGGCCAGCATGTCGGCGCGCGGCTTGCCGTACAGCTTCTCCATGATCCGGTTTTCGAAATAGTCGGTGAAGCCCTCGTTCAGCCAGAAGTCCGACCAGGTGGCGTTGTTTACCAGGTTGCCCGACCACGAGTGGGCCAGTTCGTGCGCCACCAGGCTGACCAGCGAGCGGTCGCCGGCGATGATGGTGGGCGTGGCGAAGGTCAGGCGCGGGTTCTCCATGCCGCCGAACGGGAACGACGGCGGCAGCACCAGCAGGTCATAGCGGCCCCAGGCGTAGGGGCCGTAGAGGCTCTCGGCCGCCTCGACCATCTTCTCGACGTCGACCAGCTCGTAGGCGGTCTTCTTCATCACCGACGGCTCGGTATAGACGCCGGTGCGCTGGCCCAGCGGCGTAAAGGCGATGTCGCCGATGGCGATCGCGATCAGGTACGAGGCGACCGGCTTGTCCATCTTGAAGCGATAGGCGCGGCCGCCGCCGGCGACCTGTTCGCCGTCGGGCGTCAGCATCTCGGCGCTCATCACCGCCTTCAGGCCCTCGGGCGCGACGATGCGGGCGGTCCAGGTCTGGCGGATGCCGGGGCTGTCTTGGGTGGGGATCCAGGTGCGGTTGAGAATCGCCTCGCCCTGGCTGAACAGGTAGGGCTTCACCTTCCCGGCCGTCTGGGCCGGGGTCAGCCATTGCAGGGCCGCGCCGCCCGGGGCGCTGTCATAGCTGACGATGATGCGGCGGGCGCCGTTCAGCGTAACGGTCAGCGGCGCGCCCAGGTTCGGATCGGCCTTGCCCAGGGTCCACGGCAGGGCCGCGCCCTTGTCGTCGGTGACGCCGTGGATCACCAGGCCCTTGCTGTCGAGCACGACCTCCTTCGCGTCCGGCGCGGCGGCGATGTCGAGGGCGGCCGTGCCGGTCATCTTCTGGCCGGCGAAGTCGGCGGTCAGGTCCAGGTCCACATGGGTCACCCGCGCCACCAGGGGCTGGGCGTAGGAGTGGATGTCGTGGGCTTCCGGCGTGGTCAGGATCGCCGGGATCGGCGGCGCGGCCCCCTGTGCTTGGGTCTGGGCCAGGACGGGCGCGGCGACGCCGCAGAGCAGGAGCGCCAACAGGGCGGCGCGGCCGGTGGATTTCAGGGTCATGGGAAGCCGGTTCCGTGTTCGGAAATGCGTTGCTTCCGTCTTAACCCAGAGCGCCGCCCGGTCCAGCGGCAATCACGGCCCTACAGGTAGTCCAGCAGGCTGGTCCCGCCGGTGTTGACGCTGCCGTCGCCGTTGAACATCGAGGCCAGCTTGTCCGAGAGGTTCTGGACCTCGACCATCTTGTTGTAGAGCGCCGGGGTCCAGCCGGCGGCCTGGCGTTCCTCGTCGCTCATCGACGCGTACTGGGTGATCAGGCTCTTGCCGAAGGCCGAGCTGTCGGAGCCCTGGGTGCTCTTGTAGGCGCTGGAGACGCTGTCGCGGTTGCGGGTCCTTACCTCGGCCGCCGCCTGGGCGACCTCGTGCTCGGAGAACTGGTCGCCCTTGTTCAGGGCCACGGCCGCCAGCGAACGATCGTCGAACTTGGAGAAGTCGATGGATCCCTCGTCGGGCCCCGTGGCCATCCCGTCCTTGGTCGCCGCGGCGTACTGCTTGTCCAGCACCGAGCGGACGTCGGAGGCCACCGCGTTGATGTCGCGCGTGCGCGGGTTGGACACCACGCCGCCCACGTCCTTCAGATAGGCCGCGACCGGATCGCCGTCGATGCCGGTGGGCTGGACGCCGGGTTTGGCGGTGGCCTGCTTGAGACCCTCGGTCAGGGCGGCCTTGTCCTTGGCCCACTGCCCCATGGCCTTTTCCTCGGGTCCGGCGGCCTCGAGATTGGCCAGGGCCGCCTTGTAGAGCCCGGCATAGTCGCCGGTCACCCGCATGGTCGAGGCCGCAGCCGACATGGAGGTGTCGCGGTTGGCCTTCATCTGCAGGCTGGCGACCACCTGCTCTTCCATCGAGAACTTGCCGCCCTGGTTGCTGGCGATGGCGTAGAGGCTGCGGCGGTCCAGGCCCGAGACGTCGATCGTCGCCTTGCCGTCCTTCAGCGCGCTGGACGCCTTGGCCGCGCCCAGCAGCTTGTCGAGCGTGGAACGGGCGGAGGAGACCACGGCGTCGGTCGTGCGAGTGTCGTTCTGCGCCGCCAGCGCCGCCTGGGCCTCGGCCGACAGGGTGACGTTGACGCTGGAGCCGCTGGTCTTGGCCGCGGCCGCGCCGGAGGTGTCGGTCGAACCGGTCGTCGTCGCGGCCGTCGAGGCCGCGCTGGTCGCCAGATAGGGGTTCGCCGCATAGCCGGTATTGGTGACGCTGCTGACCATGACGCCCTCGACTCGAACGTCGCGAAATTACGAATCGCGACTGGCTTGAAACACGGGGCCACAAGCCGCGATCATGGTTAAGGGCGCATTAACCATGATCGCCAGGAAGGACCGTCAGCTTACCGTGCTGACCTGGATCACCGGCTGGATCGTGGTGAAGTTGACGACATCGGCCCGGATCTCGTCGCCGCGCGGACCGCCCATGCTGGCGCCCAGCGCCTCGGGGCTTTCGAAGGTCAGATGGGCCATGGCCACGAACGGCGCGGGGCCGCCGTCGGCCGCCGACAGGCCATGGAACACCTTCACGTCGGTCAGGCCGGTGGCCGTGAAGGCCGCCTTGACCAGCGGAATGTGGGTCGCGTCGTAATAGGCGTGGTCGAAACTGACGCCGACCGTGGCGGGATAGAGCACGCTGACAACGACCATGTCGTCTCTCCTGGTTCGGCGGTCTTCGCCGCATGAGCGCCGCCTCGCGACATCCAAGCACGCGCCAGGCCGGTCGTCATGACGTCCGTGGCGTCAGCCTTCGCGATCAGGGCCTGGCGCCCTACTCCATCAAGCCGCCGTCGCAGTAGGGGAAGCCGCCGTTGGAGGTGTCGAAAGCCTCGCCGGGCGGGATGTCGATCGTCGAGGTCTCGTGCGTGGCCTTGGACTCCGGCGTATCCTGGGGCCAGTCCGTCTCGTTCCAGACGAAGGTCCAGCCGTGGCGCGCCGCCCCCGGCGCCGCGGCGGCGTAGCGGATCCTCAAACTGCCCGTGGACTCGTCGTGGCAATGCTTGGAGGTCTTGTACTCCTGCTCCGAAAAGCAGGCCCGGATCATCTTGCTGCAACTGAACGGCACGCCGCCATAGACCGGCTTGGCGCTCTGGGCCGAGGCGGCGATGGCCTTGAGGCTGACGAAGTCGGCGACCTCGACGCTGGCGCCGCCGCCCGAATACATCTCGCTGCGGCCTTGCAGAAGCGCCACGCCCCAGTCGCCCGGCCCCAACGGATACAGCGCGGGGAACAGGTGGGGCGGATCGGCGCGATCGCCCGAGTCGGGCTGCGTCGTCGGGACGTAGTCCCGCAGGCTCCAGCGTTCCTTGATCCGCCAATGCTTGTCCGCGTCGACCGACAGGGTCAGCAAGGTCGGGCCCGATTGCAGGATGGCGTAGTAGTCGCTGGGGCCGAGATTGGCGGCGCGATAGAGCTTGGCCGCGTCGCTGTCGGTTCCGCAACCGCCGTCGACAACGGCGCAGGCGACGGCCTTCCAGCCGAGATCGGCGGTCTTGGCGGCGGTAAAGACGATCGCGCGCGGCGCGGCGTCGATCCGGGCCAGCGAGCTGGTGGCGGCCGCGACCACGGCCAGGGCGCCGATCAGGGCTCCGCGGACGAGGACATGCGTCCTCACCGCGCCGACCACAGATTGCCGGCCGCCGCCTGCAGGTCGCCCGAGACGTCGCGGCGGGCCACCGACAGGCCTTCCAGCTCGACCTTGTCGGCCCGCAGGGTGCGCGGGTGAATGCTGTAGCCCAACTGATAGACGGCGCGGTCGGTCTTGGTCTGGCCGTCCTCGATGAACACCGTCAGCACGCCGACGGGCACGCGACCCGTCCTGGCCTTGCCGGCGTGCTTGCGCAGTCCGTTCTCGATCCAGCCGGCCTCCAGGCGCGGATTGCCGGTGGTCTCGACGCTGTCGCCGCGAATCTCGGGCGGAAACCAGACGGTCTGGGTCTGGATCACCTGGCCTTCGTTGACCGAGGTCAGGGCCACCTTGGCGCCGCCGTCCTCGCGCGCGCCGGTCATGACAAAGGTCTGCTTCAGCGCGGCGGCCTTGGCTTGAGCTTGGGCCTCGGCCTGTTTCTCGGCGGTCGCGGCGGCGCGATCGCGATCCTCGCGGATGCGCTCGCGGTGGCTGTCCCAGAAGCTGAGGCCGGTGATCACCAGGGCCGCGACGGCCACGATCTCGGCCAGGGTCAGCCAGCGGATCGGCAGGCGCTTGGGGGACGTCTCTTCGGTCATCGGGCCTCCGTTACGCGAGGTCGGCACGGTAGAGCGAGTGTGTGTCCCCGTGAAGTCGGGTTCAGGCTTTCGCGGGCTTGCGACGACGCGGAACGCGGACGGTGGCCTCGCCGTCCATGATCAGGTCCTCGCCGACCAGGCCTTCGCAACGCAGGGTGACGCGCGCGCTGACTTCGTCGATAGCCGAGACCGTGACGCGGGCGATCACGACGTCGTCGATGCGCACCGGCCGATGGAACGCCAGGGTCTGCCCCAGATAGATCGCGCCCGCGCCCGGCAGGATGGTGCCGACCACCGCCGAGCCGAACGACGCCGACAACAGGCCATGGGCGATCCGGCCGCGATAGGCGGTCTTGGAGGCGAAGGCCTCGTCCATGTGCACGGGATTGAAGTCGTCGGAGGCTTCGGCGAACAGCCGGATGCGCGCCTCGGTGACGGTGACGCGCTTTTCGGCGGTCATCCCGACGGCAAGCTCTTCGAGGATATAGCCCCCGGAAGGGTGAGGTTCGACCATAACGCGCCGTTAGCCGTCATGCGGCGCGATGGCCAGCGAAAAGACGCGAACTTCGTCCGAACCCGGGCCTTGGTCGCGTAACGCGCCGCTTCCGGCCCGCGCCGCCTAGTCCGCGTGACCCGGCTTGCGCGGCGTCGACCAGGGCTCAGACACGTCGGCCAGGACCACGTCCAGGCAATCGACGGTGACCTTCAGGTCGCCGCCGCCGGCGAAGGTCAGCAGCACGGCGCCCCCCGGGGCCTCGGCCGGCTCGAAGGCCACCGACAGCAGCTCGACCACCGCGTTCTTGGCGTCGCGGCGCAGCTTGCGGGCCTGGACGCCGGTGACGTCGCCCAGTTGCAGGGCCGAGCGGATGCGTTGGCCCTTCTTGCCGCCCGATTCCCAGCGGAAACGGTTGCAGGCCAGGGTCAGGGTGCGCGCCGAGGCGTCCCAGCGGATGTCGCCGATCTTGGCCACCGCGTCCTGCAGCGCGGCCGAGACCACCGCCAGGTCGTCGGCGTCCTGGGCCAGCAGCTTGAGCGCGGGAACGTCAGTCATGGTCGAGGTCGCTTTCGGCTTCGCCCTTGATCCGGCGCACCTGGGCCCCGCAGGCGCCCAGCTTTTCTTCCAGCCGCTCGAAACCGCGGTCCAGGTGATAGATGCGGCTGACCGTGGTCTCGCCGCGCGCGACCAGGCCGGCGATCACCAGGCTGACCGAGGCGCGCAGGTCGGTGGCCATGACCTCGGCGCCTTCCAGCCGCTCGACGCCGCGCACGACGGCCTCGCCGCCCGACACCGAGATGTCGGCGCCCAGGCGCATCAGCTCGGGCGCGTGCATGAAGCGGTTCTCGAAGATGGTCTCGCGGATCCGGCTCTCGCCCTTGGCCGTGGTCATCAGGGCCATGAACTGGGCCTGCAGGTCGGTGGCGAAGCCCGGATAGGGCTGGGTCTCGACGTCCACGGCGTTCAGGCGGTGGCCGTTGCGCTTGATGATGACGCCGTCCTCGGTGCGGATGACGCCGGCGCCGGCCTCTTCCAGCTTGACCAGCAGGCTGTCGATCAGTTCGGGACGGGCGCGGGTCAGCTGGACCTCGCCGCCGGCCATGGCGGCGGCCACGGCGTAGGTGCCCATCTCGATGCGGTCGGGGATCACCGAATGGGTCGCGCCGTGCAGCTTGGCGACGCCGGTGATGGTGATGGTCGGGGTCCCCGCCCCTTCCACCTTCGCGCCCATGGCGTTCAGGCAGATCTGCAGGTCCAGCAGTTCGGGCTCGCAGGCGGCGTTGTGGATGTGGGTGACGCCGTCGGCCAGCACGGCGGCCAGCATGGCGTGCTCGGTGGCGCCCACCGAGACGAACGGGAAGGTGATCTCCGCGCCCTTCAGGCCGCGCGGGGCCTGGGCGTAGACGTAGCCCTCATGCAGGTCGATCTTGGCGCCCAAGGCCTCAAGAGCCTGCAGGTGCAGGTCCACGGGACGCGCGCCGATGGTGCAGCCGCCGGGCAGCGAGACCTTGGCCTGGCCGGTGCGGGCGATCAGCGGACCCAGCACGTTGAACGAGGCGCGCATCTGGCGGACCAGGTCATAGGGCGCGAAGCCGCTGGTGATCTCGGCCGCGTGCAGGATGGTTTCCGAACCGTCCGGCCCTTCGCGCTCGTCCACGTTCGCGCCCAGGCGCGTCAGCAGCTTGCCCAGGAACTTGGTGTCGGCCAGACGCGGCATGTTGGTCAGCCGCAGCGGCTGATCGGTCAGCAGGCTGGCCGCCATCAGCTTGATGGCCGAGTTCTTGGCGCCGCTCACCGGGATGATCCCGTTCAGCTGCGCGCCGCCGGTGATGGCGATACGATCCAATGAAAGTCCCTCGTCGCGCGGCCTGTCGGGGGATGTCGCCGCGCGGTCACATGTGAAAGGGCGGTTCTACTGGTTGCAAGAGCCCGCGCAAGGGGCTGCACCGATTCCTCAAGGTTCCTCCTCAGTCGGAGGGGGCGTCGTCGCCCGACGGCGCTGATTCCGGTTTGGCGGCGGCGGCGGGCGCAGCCTTGCGACGGCGGAGATTGGTGCGCAGCGCCTGGGCCAGCCGCGCTTCGCGCTCGGCTTTCTCGTTATGCGGCTTGGGGTTCTGGCTCATATGTCCACAGGTGAAAGCGGTGCGACGTTCGGTCAAGACGATTTTGGCTTTGCCAACCGCGTTTCGTTCGCTATACGCCCCCTCCTCTTCGCCGCGGTAGCTCAGTGGTAGAGCGCATCCTTGGTAAGGCTGAGGTCCTGGGTTCGAGTCCCAGTCGTGGCACCATCGGGGCCCAGATCGAATGATCTGGGCCCCGACCATTTCTACCCTCTCCCCACCTCTCCAAAGTCGACCGGCGTTTCCCGTCTGGGCGCGGGCAAATCCGGCGCTGTTGTCCAGCGGTGAAAAATTGCGGCTGCTATTTGCATTTATGCAATGGCGTTGTTGCACGGGCGCCGGGTAGGTCCTCTCCCAACCTAGGGAGCGTATCATGCGGACCATCAGCCATTTCGTGAGCGGCCAAAGCCTGGATGGGCAATCCGGCCGCTACGGCGACGTGTTCAACCCCAACACGGGTGAGGTGCAGGCGCGGGTGCAGCTGGCGACGGACGCGGAGCTGGACGCGGCGGTGCAGGCCGCGGCGGCCGCGCAGATCGGCTGGGCGGCGACCAATCCCCAGCGCCGGGCGCGGGTGATGTTCGAGTTCAAGCGCCTGATCGAGCGCGATATGAACAGCCTGGCCGAGATCCTGTCGTCCGAGCACGGCAAGGTCATCGCCGACTCCAAGGGCGACATCCAGCGCGGCCTGGAGGTGATCGAGTTCGCCTGCGGCATCCCCCACATGCTGAAGGGCGAATATACCGACGGCGCCGGTCCGGGCATCGACGTCTATTCGATGCGCCAGCCCCTGGGCGTGGTCGCCGGCATCACCCCGTTCAACTTCCCGGCCATGATCCCGATGTGGATGTTCGGCATCGCCGTGGCCGTGGGCAACACCTTCATCCTCAAGCCCTCGGAGAAGGATCCGACCGTGCCGGTCAAGCTGGCCGAGCTGTTCATGGAGGCCGGAGCCCCGGCGGGCGTGCTCAACGTCGTGCACGGCGACAAGAGCACGGTCGACGCCATCTTGACCCATCCGCTGATCAAGGCCGTCAGCTTCGTGGGATCGTCGGACATCGCCCACTACGTCTACCAGACCGGCACGGCCAACGGGAAACGCGTCCAGGCCATGGGCGGGGCCAAGAACCACGGCATCGTCCTGCCCGACGCCGATCTCGACCAGGTCGTGAAGGACCTCTCCGGCGCGGCCTTCGGCTCGGCCGGCGAGCGCTGCATGGCCCTGCCGGTGGTGGTGCCCGTCGGCAAGAAGACCGCCGACGAACTGCGCGAGCGGATGATCGCCGAGATCGACAGCCTGAAGGTGGGGATCTCCACCGATCCGGCCGCCCACTACGGCCCGGTGGTCAGCGCCCAGCACAGGGCCAAGATCGCCGACTACATCCAGATCGGCGTCGACGAAGGCGCCGAACTGGTGGTCGACGGCCGCGACTTCAGCCTGCAGGGCTTCGAGAAGGGCTTCTTCATCGGCCCTTCGCTGTTCGACGGCGTCAAGAAGGGCATGAAGACCTACCACGAGGAGATCTTCGGCCCGGTGCTACAGATGGTCCGCACCGAAAGCTTCGACGAGGCCATCGCCCTGCCCAGCGAGCACCAGTACGGCAACGGCGTGGCGATCTTCACCCGCAACGGCCGCGCCGCTCGCGAGTTCGCCGCCCGCGTCAATGTCGGCATGGTCGGCATCAACGTGCCCATCCCCGTGCCGGTGGCCTATCACAGCTTCGGCGGCTGGAAGCGCTCGGGCTTTGGCGACACCAACCAGTACGGCGCCGAGGGCGTGCGCTTCTACACCAAGGTCAAGACCGTCACCGCCCGCTGGCCCGAAGGCGCCGTCGAGGACAACGCCTTCGTCATCCCGACGATGAAATAGCCACCATGGACTTCTCGCTGAACGAAGATCAGACCGCGATCCAGGCCATGGCGGCCGGGTTCGCGGCCGACCGCCTGGCGCCGTTCTCGGCCCACTGGGACGAGGCCAGGCACTTCCCGGTCGACGTGCTGCGCGAGGCCGCCGCTCTGGGCTTCGCTGGCGTCTATGTCCAGGACGACGTCGGCGGCAGCGCCCTGTCGCGCCTGGACGCCTCGATCATCTTCGAGGCGCTCAGCTATGGCGACGTGTCGTCCTCGGCCTTCCTGACGATCCACAACATGGCCTCGTGGATGATCGACCGGTTCGGCTCCGACGACCTGCGTCGCCGCTACCTGCCGCGCCTGACGACCATGGAACTGATCGCCAGCTACTGCCTGACCGAGCCGGGCGCGGGGTCGGACGCGGCCAACCTGCGCACCAGCGCCCGGCTGGACGGCGATCATTACGTGATCAACGGATCCAAGGCCTTCATCTCGGGCGCCGGCGTCTCGGACGTCTATGTGGTGATGACCCGCACGGGCGAGCCGGGCGCCAAGGGCATCTCGGCCTTCGTCATCGAGAAGGCCATGCCGGGTGTCTCGTTCGGGGCCAACGAGAAGAAGATGGGCTGGAACAGCCAGCCCACCGCCCAGGTCAATTTCGACGACGTCCGCGTGCCGGTCGCCAACCGCATCGGCGACGAGGGCGAGGGCTTCCGCTTCGCCATGATGGGCCTGGACGGCGGGCGGCTGAACATCGCCTCGTGCTCGCTGGGCGGGGCGGCCTTCGCCCTGGACACGGCCAAGGCCTATCTGGAAAGCCGCAAGCAGTTCGGAAAGCCGCTGAAGGACTTCCAGGCCCTGCAGTTCAAGCTGGCCGACATGGCCACCGAGCTTGAGGCCGCGCGGCTGATGGTGCGCAACGCCGCCGCCGCCCTGGACCGCAAGGACCCGGCCGCCACCAAGCTGTGCGCCATGGCCAAGCGCTTCGCCACCGACGCCGGCTTCCAGATCGCCAACGACGCCCTGCAGCTGCACGGCGGCTACGGCTACCTGCGGGACTACCCGCTGGAGCGCATCGTCCGCGACCTGCGGGTGCACCAGATCCTGGAAGGCACCAACGAGATCATGCGGGTGATCATCGCCCGCGAGATGTTCCGCTAAGCGGAACGGGAGAGACCGCATGACCCGCATCGCCTTCATCGGCCTGGGCAACATGGGCGGCGGC
The window above is part of the Caulobacter soli genome. Proteins encoded here:
- a CDS encoding DUF805 domain-containing protein, whose translation is MNELVASIRSGFTGLLRFSGRDTASRFWPYAGLVIALFFLATAAIVAPTVMSSFAKMQAFAIAHPDQATITQGAGSYSIEIHGDHPELMPDMTPFFAVMRAGCAVAVALLAAAVTRRLHDRGRRGWWGLPPLVFLTTGMILFPPIFQTMMRQSDVSPGTLAMFGLIFANNILYLASLGLLIFLLAGASQAGENRFGPPAP
- a CDS encoding M1 family metallopeptidase; its protein translation is MTLKSTGRAALLALLLCGVAAPVLAQTQAQGAAPPIPAILTTPEAHDIHSYAQPLVARVTHVDLDLTADFAGQKMTGTAALDIAAAPDAKEVVLDSKGLVIHGVTDDKGAALPWTLGKADPNLGAPLTVTLNGARRIIVSYDSAPGGAALQWLTPAQTAGKVKPYLFSQGEAILNRTWIPTQDSPGIRQTWTARIVAPEGLKAVMSAEMLTPDGEQVAGGGRAYRFKMDKPVASYLIAIAIGDIAFTPLGQRTGVYTEPSVMKKTAYELVDVEKMVEAAESLYGPYAWGRYDLLVLPPSFPFGGMENPRLTFATPTIIAGDRSLVSLVAHELAHSWSGNLVNNATWSDFWLNEGFTDYFENRIMEKLYGKPRADMLADLGWSDLQDAIKDAGGLTGADTRLHLDLTGRDPDDGMTDIAYQKGATFLRTIEKAVGRERWDAYLKDYFARHAFQSQTTAGFVADLRANLIKGDPKLEAQIGIDKWVYDVGLPDNAVHVHSAAFPAVDALAAAYAKGGPAPAAKWTAWSTPERTRFIASLPRALSAERLATLDKAFGLSAQGNSEIRFVWLELAVANRYEPALPSLEAFLTDQGRRKFVAPLFKDLMAQGDWGQPIAKRLYAKTRPLYHAVTRQTVDGIVKS
- the murA gene encoding UDP-N-acetylglucosamine 1-carboxyvinyltransferase → MDRIAITGGAQLNGIIPVSGAKNSAIKLMAASLLTDQPLRLTNMPRLADTKFLGKLLTRLGANVDEREGPDGSETILHAAEITSGFAPYDLVRQMRASFNVLGPLIARTGQAKVSLPGGCTIGARPVDLHLQALEALGAKIDLHEGYVYAQAPRGLKGAEITFPFVSVGATEHAMLAAVLADGVTHIHNAACEPELLDLQICLNAMGAKVEGAGTPTITITGVAKLHGATHSVIPDRIEMGTYAVAAAMAGGEVQLTRARPELIDSLLVKLEEAGAGVIRTEDGVIIKRNGHRLNAVDVETQPYPGFATDLQAQFMALMTTAKGESRIRETIFENRFMHAPELMRLGADISVSGGEAVVRGVERLEGAEVMATDLRASVSLVIAGLVARGETTVSRIYHLDRGFERLEEKLGACGAQVRRIKGEAESDLDHD
- a CDS encoding DUF2948 family protein, translated to MTDVPALKLLAQDADDLAVVSAALQDAVAKIGDIRWDASARTLTLACNRFRWESGGKKGQRIRSALQLGDVTGVQARKLRRDAKNAVVELLSVAFEPAEAPGGAVLLTFAGGGDLKVTVDCLDVVLADVSEPWSTPRKPGHAD
- a CDS encoding MaoC family dehydratase — translated: MVEPHPSGGYILEELAVGMTAEKRVTVTEARIRLFAEASDDFNPVHMDEAFASKTAYRGRIAHGLLSASFGSAVVGTILPGAGAIYLGQTLAFHRPVRIDDVVIARVTVSAIDEVSARVTLRCEGLVGEDLIMDGEATVRVPRRRKPAKA
- a CDS encoding EthD family reductase, yielding MVVVSVLYPATVGVSFDHAYYDATHIPLVKAAFTATGLTDVKVFHGLSAADGGPAPFVAMAHLTFESPEALGASMGGPRGDEIRADVVNFTTIQPVIQVSTVS
- a CDS encoding NCS1 family nucleobase:cation symporter-1, which encodes MSETPKSVGDNTLWNSDLAPTSAAQRTWKARHFAALWLGMVIAVPAYMLAAGLIEQGMSASQAVWAVLAGNVIVLVPMLLIGHAGAKWGVPYAVLARASFGWRGARAPALARAIVACGWYGIQTWIGGGALLTLLGVMVGKSLIGPLVPVLGIGVGQLLSFAAFWLIQLLFVTKGLETVRKLETWTAPVKLLVCGLLVWWALSKAGGLGPILHEPSAYDAGGAKAGRFWKDFGPAVTAMTGYWATLALNIPDFTRFARSQKDQVVGQAVGLPGPMALLATMSVIVTSATVLIYGKPVWDPVALSGNIGGIAVLVGLLIISLDTVSCNIAANLVGPAYDFSALWPQRISYRTGGYVTAAIGVLIMPWKLLESTQGYIFVWLTGYGALLGPVAGILIADYWLLRRARLDVEALYDRSGRYTYFKGWNLAAVAAFLIGVAPNLPGFLKAAGLPAAAKIGAPWTGLYDYAWFVGAGIAAAVYVAAMRVGGGAKASVVD